One genomic segment of Methylocystis sp. SC2 includes these proteins:
- a CDS encoding dihydroorotase — translation MPQVFDVILSGGALVNQDGEGARDVGVRDGKIAEIGDLSRASAGETIDCRGLHILPGVIDSQVHFREPGAPHKEDLESGSRGAVLGGVVGVFDMPNTNPLTTGEAELADKVARASGRMHCDFAFWVGGTHENAAHLGELERLPGAAGIKVFMGSSTGSLLIADDAGVAEVLSHTRRRAAFHSEDEDRLNLRKSLRIAGDPSSHPVWRDVETAVRATRRLMNIAREKGALVHVLHVTTQEEIALLAEHKDIASVEVTPHHLTMDARDYARIGTLAQMNPPVREARHREALWRGVAQGVVDVLGSDHAPHTLEEKAKPYPNSPSGMTGVQTLVPLLLDHVNAGRLTLQRFVDLTSAGPARLFGIAGKGRVAVGYDADLTIVDMKRRETIRNSWIASRVGWTPYDGKEVVGWPVGTFVRGAKVMWDGELVTPSSGAPMRFWNAL, via the coding sequence ATGCCGCAGGTTTTCGACGTCATCCTCTCCGGCGGCGCGCTCGTCAATCAGGACGGCGAGGGCGCACGCGACGTCGGCGTCCGCGACGGCAAGATCGCCGAAATCGGCGATCTCTCTCGCGCCTCGGCCGGTGAGACGATCGATTGTCGCGGCCTGCATATTCTGCCTGGCGTCATCGACAGCCAGGTGCATTTCCGCGAGCCCGGCGCCCCGCACAAGGAAGACCTTGAATCGGGATCGCGCGGCGCGGTTCTGGGCGGCGTCGTCGGCGTCTTCGACATGCCCAACACCAATCCGCTGACGACGGGCGAAGCGGAGCTCGCCGACAAGGTGGCGCGCGCGAGCGGGCGCATGCATTGCGATTTCGCCTTCTGGGTCGGCGGCACGCATGAGAACGCCGCGCATCTTGGCGAATTGGAGCGCCTGCCGGGCGCCGCCGGGATCAAAGTGTTCATGGGCTCCTCGACCGGCTCGCTGCTCATCGCCGACGACGCCGGCGTCGCGGAGGTGCTGTCGCATACGCGCCGACGCGCCGCCTTTCACAGCGAAGACGAAGACCGGCTGAATCTGCGCAAGTCCCTGCGCATCGCCGGCGATCCGTCCTCGCATCCGGTCTGGCGCGACGTCGAGACGGCGGTGCGCGCGACGCGTCGGCTGATGAACATCGCCCGCGAGAAGGGCGCGCTCGTCCATGTGCTGCATGTCACGACGCAAGAAGAGATCGCGCTGCTCGCCGAACATAAGGACATCGCCAGCGTCGAAGTGACCCCGCATCATTTGACGATGGATGCGCGCGATTATGCGCGCATCGGCACGCTGGCGCAGATGAACCCGCCGGTGCGCGAGGCGCGCCATCGCGAGGCCCTCTGGCGCGGCGTCGCGCAGGGCGTCGTCGACGTGCTCGGCTCCGATCATGCGCCGCATACGCTGGAAGAGAAGGCCAAGCCTTATCCCAACAGCCCCTCGGGGATGACAGGCGTGCAGACGCTCGTTCCTCTGCTGCTCGATCACGTCAACGCCGGCCGGTTGACCCTGCAGCGTTTCGTTGACCTCACCAGCGCCGGTCCGGCGCGGCTTTTTGGCATCGCCGGCAAGGGGCGCGTCGCGGTGGGCTACGACGCCGATCTCACCATCGTCGACATGAAGCGCCGCGAGACGATCCGCAATTCCTGGATCGCCTCGCGCGTCGGCTGGACGCCTTATGACGGCAAGGAAGTCGTCGGCTGGCCGGTCGGGACCTTCGTGCGCGGCGCCAAGGTCATGTGGGACGGCGAACTCGTAACGCCTTCCAGCGGAGCGCCGATGCGCTTCTGGAACGCGCTCTAA
- a CDS encoding folate-binding protein YgfZ: MTTAILLDDRAIIEISGEDAGKFLHNLVTNDVASLKAGEARFAALLTPQGKILFDFLVFAAGEGGYLLDCPLALSADLEKRLNIYKLRSKVTVTNRSGEFEAIAFPDATEAPQVEAVAIAADPRGPLGFRAIAAKGKIPTAEGRSAYEARRIHAGVPLGGVDFDYGATFPHEANMDLLSGLDFKKGCYVGQEVVSRMKHRGLVRKRITKYRAQGAAPAPGETIRAGDVEIGVTGSRLHEEGLALIRLDRLGDALAAGATPMAAGADLSFETPDKPAT; this comes from the coding sequence ATGACGACGGCGATCCTGCTCGATGACCGCGCGATCATTGAGATTTCCGGCGAAGACGCAGGCAAGTTCCTGCATAATCTGGTGACCAACGACGTCGCCTCGCTCAAGGCCGGAGAGGCGCGCTTCGCCGCGCTGCTGACGCCCCAGGGTAAGATTTTGTTCGATTTTCTGGTCTTCGCCGCAGGCGAAGGGGGCTATCTGCTCGACTGCCCGCTCGCGCTTTCCGCCGATCTCGAAAAACGTCTGAACATTTACAAGCTGCGGTCGAAAGTGACGGTGACGAACCGCAGCGGCGAATTCGAAGCGATCGCCTTTCCCGATGCGACCGAAGCGCCGCAGGTCGAGGCCGTCGCCATCGCCGCCGATCCGCGCGGCCCGCTCGGCTTCCGCGCCATCGCGGCGAAAGGCAAGATACCGACGGCGGAGGGGCGGAGCGCCTACGAGGCCCGGCGCATTCATGCCGGCGTGCCGCTCGGCGGCGTCGATTTCGACTATGGCGCAACCTTTCCGCACGAAGCCAACATGGATCTGCTCTCGGGGCTCGACTTCAAGAAGGGCTGCTATGTCGGCCAGGAAGTCGTGTCGCGGATGAAGCATCGCGGCCTGGTGCGCAAGCGGATCACGAAATATCGGGCGCAAGGCGCCGCGCCCGCGCCGGGCGAAACGATCCGCGCCGGCGACGTTGAAATCGGCGTCACCGGCTCGCGCCTGCATGAAGAGGGTCTCGCCTTGATCCGTCTCGACCGTCTCGGCGACGCCTTGGCGGCCGGCGCGACGCCAATGGCGGCAGGCGCGGATTTGTCTTTTGAGACTCCGGACAAACCGGCGACTTAG
- the mch gene encoding methenyltetrahydromethanopterin cyclohydrolase gives MSGSLNISGRTTESVNALAGALVDRLVAGAAKYRVSVERGGLGELLIDAGAKVPGGIEAGLLLTEICMGGLGRVALSHTPAAPNWPFWLTVTSADPVVACLASQYAGWSLSHEKFFALGSGPGRAQARAEKLFDELSYRDLADRVTIVLESGSPPPKEVVEKVAARSGVTPDKVAFIYAPTQSLAGGVQVVGRVLEVALHKAHELHFPLDDIIDGVATAPLSPPHPDFVQAMGRTNDAIIYAGRAHLFVKGSAAAAKELAEKLPSMTSRDYGRPFAEIFKAYKGDFYKIDGSLFSPAEALVTAVETGETFRAGEINLALLDKSFGG, from the coding sequence GTGAGCGGAAGCCTGAACATCAGCGGCCGCACGACCGAAAGCGTCAACGCTCTCGCGGGCGCGCTGGTCGACCGTCTCGTCGCCGGCGCGGCGAAATATCGGGTCTCGGTCGAGCGCGGCGGCCTCGGCGAATTACTGATCGACGCCGGCGCCAAGGTCCCGGGCGGCATTGAGGCCGGCCTGCTGCTGACCGAGATCTGCATGGGCGGACTTGGGCGCGTCGCCCTTTCCCACACGCCGGCCGCGCCCAACTGGCCGTTTTGGCTGACCGTGACCAGCGCCGATCCCGTCGTCGCCTGCCTCGCCAGCCAATACGCCGGCTGGAGCCTCAGCCATGAAAAATTCTTCGCTCTGGGGTCGGGGCCGGGCCGCGCCCAGGCGCGGGCCGAAAAGCTCTTCGACGAACTGTCGTATCGCGATCTCGCCGACCGCGTCACCATCGTCCTCGAAAGCGGCTCGCCGCCGCCCAAGGAAGTTGTCGAGAAAGTGGCGGCGCGCTCAGGCGTGACGCCGGACAAGGTCGCCTTCATTTATGCGCCGACGCAGTCGCTCGCCGGCGGCGTGCAGGTGGTCGGCCGGGTGCTCGAAGTCGCGTTGCACAAGGCGCATGAGCTGCATTTTCCGCTCGACGACATTATCGACGGCGTCGCGACGGCGCCGCTCTCGCCGCCCCACCCCGACTTCGTGCAGGCGATGGGCCGCACCAATGACGCGATCATTTATGCGGGGCGCGCGCATCTTTTCGTGAAGGGCTCGGCGGCCGCCGCCAAGGAGCTCGCCGAGAAGCTGCCGAGCATGACGTCGCGCGACTATGGCCGGCCGTTCGCCGAAATCTTCAAGGCGTATAAGGGCGACTTCTATAAGATCGACGGCAGCCTGTTTTCGCCGGCCGAAGCGCTTGTGACGGCGGTCGAGACCGGCGAAACCTTCCGGGCCGGCGAGATCAATCTGGCGCTGCTGGATAAATCGTTTGGCGGGTGA
- a CDS encoding RimK family alpha-L-glutamate ligase: MTAFDLLDRSDPTALLSEDSGPPPRVAVFTDKLDWHVERTLRALRRQGATPVAVRLSACKIETGRAHGLIIPRFRDLPDLAIVRAIGDGSLEAITMRLGVLHALEALGVPVVNSARAIERCTDKSMASFLLARAGLPTPQTFAAQTPAQARAIARRECAKGPLVMKPLFGAQGWGLRLIECEGDLPSLQDARGVFYLQRFVGPARPPFEDMRILVSGGETIAAMRRRSSHWITNVRQGAKPLAVEPSERETEIALAAASALGVDFAGVDIIHDDRGAPLILEVNSMAGWSGLQRVTPFSIADRVAADALAQLTRARRRA, from the coding sequence TTGACTGCGTTCGACCTGCTCGATAGATCCGACCCCACCGCTCTTCTGAGCGAGGATAGCGGGCCACCGCCGCGTGTGGCGGTCTTCACCGACAAGCTCGATTGGCATGTGGAGCGCACGCTCCGCGCCTTGCGCAGGCAGGGCGCGACGCCGGTCGCCGTGCGGCTCTCCGCCTGCAAGATCGAGACGGGCCGCGCCCACGGCCTCATCATCCCCAGATTTCGCGACCTTCCCGACCTCGCCATCGTTCGCGCCATCGGCGACGGGTCGCTCGAAGCGATCACCATGCGGCTCGGCGTCCTGCACGCCCTGGAGGCGCTCGGCGTTCCGGTGGTCAACAGCGCGCGCGCGATCGAACGCTGCACCGACAAATCCATGGCGAGCTTTCTTCTGGCGCGGGCCGGACTGCCGACGCCGCAGACTTTCGCGGCGCAGACTCCCGCGCAGGCGCGCGCCATCGCGCGGCGCGAATGCGCCAAGGGCCCGCTCGTCATGAAGCCCCTGTTCGGGGCGCAGGGCTGGGGCCTGCGCTTGATCGAATGCGAAGGCGATCTGCCGTCGCTTCAGGACGCGCGCGGCGTGTTCTATCTGCAGCGCTTCGTCGGCCCGGCGCGACCGCCCTTCGAAGACATGCGCATTCTCGTCTCGGGCGGCGAAACCATCGCCGCCATGCGCCGGCGCTCGAGCCATTGGATCACCAATGTGCGGCAGGGGGCGAAGCCGCTCGCCGTCGAGCCGTCAGAACGGGAGACGGAGATCGCGCTCGCCGCCGCAAGCGCGCTCGGCGTCGATTTCGCCGGCGTCGACATCATCCATGACGACCGCGGCGCGCCGCTAATTCTTGAAGTCAACAGCATGGCGGGCTGGAGCGGACTGCAGCGGGTGACGCCCTTCTCGATCGCCGACAGAGTCGCCGCCGACGCGCTCGCGCAGCTGACGCGCGCGCGACGTCGCGCCTGA
- a CDS encoding triphosphoribosyl-dephospho-CoA synthase produces MATFAADPQAIATAFVAACEAELQAPKPGNVHVFADGHGMTTADFLASAEAAAPFIGAERSSVGARIAGAIEATRARVGQNTNLGIVLLCAPLAQAATTAQSADLNQETGRVLQALDIDDADAAFRAIAHARPAGLGDAPQHDVHAPAQTTLLEAMRAAAGRDRIAWQYANGFADIFDLGLETLAEARARSADAALGTLAVYAAFLAAFPDSHIARKHGVAAAEAVRGEAALFEKSLKNAKGRAAAFELALDFDRALKQRGLNPGTSADLTVAVLFADYLGAILARPRKNG; encoded by the coding sequence GTGGCGACCTTCGCGGCCGACCCGCAAGCGATCGCCACCGCCTTCGTCGCCGCCTGCGAAGCCGAGCTGCAGGCGCCCAAGCCCGGCAACGTCCATGTCTTCGCCGACGGCCATGGCATGACCACGGCGGATTTCCTCGCCAGCGCCGAGGCCGCCGCCCCCTTCATCGGCGCGGAGCGATCGAGCGTCGGCGCCCGCATCGCCGGCGCGATCGAAGCGACGCGGGCGCGCGTCGGGCAGAACACCAATCTCGGCATCGTGCTGCTCTGCGCGCCGCTGGCGCAAGCCGCGACGACCGCGCAAAGCGCCGATCTCAACCAGGAGACCGGGCGCGTCCTGCAGGCCCTCGACATCGACGACGCCGACGCCGCGTTTCGCGCCATCGCCCATGCGCGGCCGGCGGGGCTTGGAGATGCGCCGCAGCATGACGTCCATGCGCCGGCGCAAACGACTCTCCTCGAAGCGATGCGCGCCGCCGCCGGCCGCGACCGCATCGCCTGGCAATACGCCAATGGCTTCGCCGATATTTTCGACCTTGGCCTTGAGACTCTCGCCGAAGCGCGCGCGCGAAGCGCCGATGCGGCGCTCGGAACGCTCGCCGTCTATGCGGCCTTTCTCGCAGCTTTTCCGGATAGCCATATCGCGCGCAAACATGGAGTCGCCGCCGCCGAGGCGGTTCGCGGCGAGGCGGCGCTTTTCGAAAAGAGTCTCAAGAACGCCAAAGGCCGCGCGGCGGCGTTCGAACTGGCGTTGGACTTCGATCGCGCGCTGAAACAGCGTGGGTTGAATCCCGGCACAAGCGCCGATCTGACCGTCGCGGTTCTTTTCGCCGATTATCTTGGGGCCATCTTGGCAAGGCCGCGCAAAAATGGTTGA
- the fae gene encoding formaldehyde-activating enzyme: protein MALINKMLVGESLVGDGNEVAHIDLIMGPRGSAAELAFANALVNNKDGFTTLLAVVAPNLLCKPNTILFNKVTIKGAKQAVQMFGPAQHGVAKAVADSVAEGVIPVDEADDIFIAVGVFIHWDASDDKKIQDYNYTATKEAIARAVRGEPKASEVVAKRNEAKHPFAPN from the coding sequence ATGGCTTTAATCAACAAGATGCTGGTCGGCGAGTCGCTGGTCGGCGACGGCAATGAAGTTGCGCATATCGACCTGATCATGGGTCCGCGCGGCTCGGCGGCCGAGCTCGCCTTCGCCAATGCGCTCGTCAACAACAAGGACGGCTTCACGACGCTGCTCGCGGTCGTCGCGCCGAACCTGCTCTGCAAGCCCAACACGATCCTGTTCAACAAGGTGACGATCAAGGGCGCCAAGCAGGCGGTGCAGATGTTCGGCCCGGCGCAGCATGGCGTCGCCAAGGCCGTCGCGGATTCGGTCGCCGAGGGCGTGATCCCGGTCGACGAAGCCGACGACATCTTCATTGCGGTCGGCGTGTTCATTCACTGGGACGCTTCGGACGACAAGAAGATCCAGGACTATAATTACACCGCGACGAAGGAAGCCATCGCCCGCGCCGTCAGGGGCGAGCCGAAGGCGTCGGAAGTCGTCGCCAAGCGCAACGAAGCCAAGCATCCCTTCGCGCCGAACTGA
- the fae gene encoding formaldehyde-activating enzyme has translation MASFFEKILGALFPKPSSGFTSSSAKTSVGESLVGDGNEVAHIDLIMGPRGSAAEKAFANGLVNNKDGFTTLLAVIAPNLLVKPYTMMFNKVTIKNAKQAVQMFGPAQYGVAKAVADSVAEGVIPMSQADDLFICVGVFIHWEANDDQKIQDFNYSATKEAIARAMKGDPSARSVLSARVTAKHPFAAN, from the coding sequence ATGGCTTCGTTCTTTGAGAAAATACTGGGCGCGCTCTTTCCGAAGCCGTCGTCCGGCTTCACGTCGAGCAGCGCCAAGACCAGCGTCGGCGAATCGCTCGTCGGCGACGGCAATGAGGTCGCGCATATCGACCTGATCATGGGTCCGCGCGGCTCGGCCGCCGAGAAGGCCTTCGCCAACGGCCTCGTCAACAACAAGGACGGCTTCACGACGCTTCTCGCCGTCATCGCGCCAAACCTGTTGGTGAAGCCCTATACGATGATGTTCAACAAGGTGACCATCAAGAACGCCAAGCAGGCCGTTCAGATGTTCGGCCCGGCGCAGTATGGCGTCGCCAAGGCGGTCGCCGACAGCGTCGCCGAGGGCGTCATTCCGATGAGCCAGGCTGACGACCTCTTCATCTGCGTCGGCGTGTTCATCCACTGGGAAGCCAACGACGATCAGAAGATTCAGGACTTCAATTACTCTGCGACGAAGGAAGCCATCGCCCGCGCGATGAAAGGCGATCCGAGCGCGCGCAGCGTGTTGTCGGCCCGCGTCACCGCGAAACATCCTTTCGCCGCCAACTGA
- a CDS encoding HisA/HisF-related TIM barrel protein: MQIIPVIDIRSGVVMRARAGARDSYRPIASPLAATSAPVDVVAGFLTLHPFERIYIADLDAIEGSGDNSREIGALTERFPSLRFMVDAGAASCDWRGAARIDCVIGSESLHDSAFLQAAQHDPNIVLSLDFRDEVFLGPDALHECTKQWPRQVIVMTLTRVGVGAGPDVARVSQIIERAGDRRVFAAGGVRDADDLERLQAIGAAGALVATALHDGALTRADLDRFASEHKKREP, from the coding sequence ATGCAGATCATCCCCGTCATCGATATTCGCAGCGGCGTGGTCATGCGCGCCCGCGCCGGCGCCCGCGACAGCTATAGGCCGATCGCATCGCCGCTTGCGGCGACGAGCGCGCCGGTCGATGTCGTCGCCGGCTTTCTGACGCTTCATCCATTCGAGAGAATCTATATCGCCGATCTCGACGCGATCGAGGGAAGCGGCGATAATAGCCGTGAGATCGGCGCGCTGACGGAGCGATTTCCATCGCTTCGCTTTATGGTCGACGCCGGCGCCGCGTCCTGCGACTGGCGCGGCGCGGCGCGCATTGATTGCGTGATCGGCAGCGAATCCTTGCACGACAGCGCCTTCCTGCAGGCTGCGCAGCACGATCCCAATATCGTTCTCTCGCTCGATTTTCGCGACGAGGTTTTTTTGGGTCCGGATGCGCTGCACGAATGTACCAAGCAGTGGCCGCGCCAGGTCATCGTCATGACGCTGACGCGCGTCGGCGTCGGCGCGGGTCCCGATGTTGCGCGCGTTTCGCAAATCATCGAGCGCGCCGGCGATCGGCGGGTGTTTGCGGCCGGCGGCGTTCGCGACGCGGACGATCTTGAACGGCTTCAGGCGATCGGCGCCGCCGGCGCGCTGGTCGCGACGGCGCTGCATGACGGCGCTCTGACGCGCGCCGACCTCGACCGCTTCGCGTCCGAGCACAAAAAAAGGGAGCCCTGA